One Methanolinea sp. DNA window includes the following coding sequences:
- a CDS encoding 2-amino-3,7-dideoxy-D-threo-hept-6-ulosonate synthase has protein sequence MIGKEIRIERIMDRNTGRSVIVPMDHGFTLGQIEGLKDMTHIISEVSEGGANAIVLHKGIVKRGHRRRGRDIGLIVHLSGSTSLNPDPNDKVIVCSVEEAIALGADAVSIHINLGAPNESKMIESAGAIVRDCNRWGMPLLVMIYPRGKGINPTAPETVGHCVRVAEELGADLIKTNYTGDPRSFREIVSACSVPVLIAGGEKAGDLETLEIIRDAVRAGGAGVCVGRNAFQRDNPRAFVRALCKVVHEDVDPRRALEGD, from the coding sequence ATGATTGGAAAGGAGATACGCATAGAGCGCATCATGGACCGGAACACGGGCCGGTCCGTGATCGTGCCCATGGACCACGGGTTCACGCTGGGCCAGATCGAGGGACTGAAGGACATGACGCACATCATCTCCGAGGTGAGCGAGGGCGGTGCGAACGCGATCGTCCTCCACAAGGGGATCGTGAAGCGGGGTCACCGGAGGAGGGGGAGGGACATCGGCCTCATCGTCCACCTCTCGGGCAGCACCTCCCTGAATCCCGATCCTAACGACAAGGTGATCGTCTGCAGCGTCGAGGAGGCGATCGCGCTCGGCGCGGACGCGGTCTCCATCCACATCAACCTCGGTGCCCCGAACGAGTCCAAGATGATCGAGTCTGCCGGCGCGATCGTGAGGGACTGCAACAGGTGGGGCATGCCCCTCCTCGTGATGATCTACCCGCGCGGCAAGGGGATCAATCCCACCGCGCCCGAGACCGTCGGCCACTGCGTGCGGGTGGCAGAGGAACTCGGGGCAGACCTCATCAAGACGAACTACACGGGAGACCCACGTTCTTTCCGGGAGATCGTCTCTGCGTGCTCGGTCCCGGTCCTCATCGCGGGGGGCGAGAAGGCAGGTGACCTCGAGACGCTCGAGATCATCCGAGACGCGGTCCGCGCGGGGGGTGCCGGCGTGTGCGTCGGCCGGAACGCATTCCAGAGGGATAACCCGCGTGCATTCGTCCGTGCTCTCTGCAAGGTCGTCCACGAGGACGTGGACCCGAGGAGAGCGCTCGAGGGGGACTAG
- a CDS encoding DUF126 domain-containing protein yields MRGRGISGGCGTGEALVSSVPISFLSGVDPETGEIVETGHPLKGRSIAGKVLVFPHGKGSTVGSYVIYALSRNGRAPAAMVNEEAEPIIAVGAIIGRIPLVDRPEGGIGRIRGGDVVRVDGDAGTIEILESGGMGEG; encoded by the coding sequence ATCAGGGGACGCGGGATATCGGGGGGGTGCGGGACGGGAGAGGCCCTCGTGAGTAGCGTCCCCATCTCGTTCCTCTCCGGCGTCGACCCTGAGACGGGGGAGATCGTGGAGACGGGTCACCCCCTGAAGGGGCGGTCCATCGCAGGAAAGGTCCTCGTCTTTCCCCACGGGAAAGGCTCGACAGTCGGTTCCTACGTCATCTACGCCCTCTCGAGGAACGGCAGGGCACCGGCCGCGATGGTCAACGAGGAGGCCGAACCGATCATCGCCGTCGGGGCGATCATCGGGAGGATTCCCCTCGTCGACAGGCCCGAAGGGGGCATCGGCAGGATCCGCGGGGGGGACGTGGTCAGGGTCGACGGGGACGCGGGAACGATCGAGATCCTCGAGAGTGGTGGAATGGGGGAGGGATAG
- a CDS encoding proteasome-activating nucleotidase, with translation MEESVIKNAGGDNEIKFQLKIQDLESQLLDLKVKNDELMRENAQLKRENSQLKRMPLFVAVVVDLLGNGEVYLRQQGNNQEYLTHVNEELFRKLKPGTKVAVNNTLSIVKIVGSIFDSRVRVMELEESPNVTFSQIGGLAREIEEVREAVEYPLTKPEIFERIGVEPPKGILLHGPPGTGKTLIAKAVAHQARATFIRMSGSELVHKYIGEGAQLVRELFALAREKSPSIVFIDEIDAVGSTRTNDGTSGSAEVQRTLMQLLAEMDGFDTRGDVRIMAATNRLDMLDPALLRPGRFDRIIEIPLPDDEGRMEILKIHTRRMALGGDVDLAAIVEMTEGATGAELQAICREAGMNAVRREADAVSQEDFLHAVKKVRNEQKPDLRMYI, from the coding sequence ATGGAAGAGAGCGTCATAAAGAACGCCGGGGGAGACAACGAGATAAAATTCCAGCTGAAGATACAGGACCTCGAGTCCCAGCTCCTCGACCTGAAGGTGAAGAACGACGAGCTCATGCGGGAGAATGCCCAGCTGAAACGCGAGAACAGCCAGCTGAAGCGCATGCCGCTCTTCGTTGCAGTCGTCGTTGACCTCCTCGGGAACGGCGAGGTGTACCTCCGCCAGCAGGGGAACAACCAGGAGTACCTCACCCACGTGAACGAGGAGCTCTTCCGCAAGCTCAAGCCCGGGACGAAGGTCGCGGTCAACAATACCCTCTCGATCGTGAAGATCGTGGGGTCCATCTTCGACTCCCGCGTCAGGGTCATGGAACTCGAGGAATCCCCGAATGTCACGTTCAGCCAGATCGGGGGCCTCGCGAGGGAGATCGAGGAGGTGCGCGAGGCAGTCGAGTACCCCCTCACGAAACCCGAGATCTTCGAGAGGATCGGCGTGGAACCACCGAAGGGCATCCTCCTCCACGGCCCCCCCGGGACAGGGAAGACGCTGATTGCAAAGGCCGTCGCGCACCAGGCGAGGGCGACGTTCATCCGCATGTCGGGGAGCGAGCTCGTCCACAAGTACATCGGCGAGGGCGCCCAGCTCGTCAGGGAGCTCTTCGCACTCGCGAGGGAGAAATCGCCGTCGATCGTCTTCATCGACGAGATCGACGCGGTCGGGAGCACCCGGACGAACGACGGCACGTCGGGGAGCGCGGAGGTCCAGCGGACGCTGATGCAGCTCCTCGCAGAGATGGACGGCTTTGACACGCGGGGTGACGTGCGGATCATGGCGGCCACGAACAGGCTCGACATGCTCGACCCCGCCCTCCTCCGACCCGGGAGGTTCGACCGCATCATCGAGATCCCGCTCCCGGACGACGAGGGGAGGATGGAGATCCTGAAGATCCACACGCGGCGCATGGCCCTCGGCGGGGACGTGGACCTCGCCGCGATCGTGGAGATGACCGAAGGTGCAACGGGAGCCGAGCTCCAGGCGATATGCAGGGAGGCAGGGATGAACGCCGTGCGGAGGGAGGCAGATGCGGTCTCGCAGGAAGACTTCCTCCACGCCGTGAAGAAGGTGAGGAACGAGCAGAAGCCCGACCTCCGCATGTACATATGA
- a CDS encoding 2-amino-3,7-dideoxy-D-threo-hept-6-ulosonate synthase: MRGKEIRMERIMDRNTGRTIIVPMDHGVTSGPMEGLIDLGRTVDLVAEGGANAVLGHIGLALHGHRRSGRDIGLILHLSASTSIGPDPNEKVLVNTVTNAIRMGADAVSIHVNIGADSEARMLADLGRIAVECMEWGMPLLAMMYPRGRKIEDEHHVDHVSLAARVAAELGADIVKTVYTGDPDSFRQVTRGCPVPVVVAGGSRTSDLATLELIEGAMEGGAAGISIGRNAFQHPAPDRFIAAAALIVHGGESAEEAYRVLKEGRA; this comes from the coding sequence ATGAGAGGGAAAGAAATCCGCATGGAACGTATCATGGACCGGAACACCGGCAGGACGATCATCGTCCCGATGGACCACGGTGTGACGAGCGGGCCGATGGAAGGACTGATAGACCTCGGCCGCACCGTCGACCTCGTCGCCGAAGGGGGTGCGAACGCCGTCCTCGGGCACATCGGCCTTGCCCTCCACGGGCATAGGCGGAGCGGGAGGGACATCGGCCTCATCCTCCACCTCTCGGCGAGCACGTCGATCGGGCCCGACCCTAACGAGAAGGTCCTCGTCAATACCGTGACGAACGCGATCAGGATGGGGGCCGACGCGGTCTCGATCCACGTGAACATCGGTGCAGATTCCGAGGCCCGCATGCTCGCCGACCTCGGGCGTATCGCGGTCGAGTGCATGGAGTGGGGGATGCCCCTCCTCGCGATGATGTACCCGAGGGGCAGGAAGATCGAGGACGAACACCACGTCGACCACGTGAGCCTTGCCGCGCGCGTGGCCGCGGAGCTCGGCGCGGACATCGTCAAGACCGTCTACACCGGCGACCCCGACAGCTTCAGGCAAGTCACGAGGGGATGCCCGGTCCCGGTCGTCGTTGCAGGCGGGAGCAGGACGAGCGACCTTGCGACGCTCGAGCTGATAGAAGGTGCGATGGAGGGGGGCGCGGCGGGAATCTCGATAGGGAGAAATGCGTTCCAGCATCCCGCCCCCGACAGGTTCATCGCGGCCGCCGCGCTCATCGTGCACGGCGGGGAGTCTGCTGAAGAAGCCTACAGGGTTCTCAAGGAAGGGAGAGCATGA
- a CDS encoding MscL family protein, whose protein sequence is MSLVKEFLDFLYEYKIVGLAIAFIMGLAANQLVKSLVDNIIMPVITFFIPGGEWQTSKLSIGPVVISWGQFLADLIYFVIVAFVIFLIAKKILREEKVTKK, encoded by the coding sequence ATGAGCCTCGTCAAGGAATTCCTGGATTTCCTCTACGAATACAAGATAGTCGGCCTCGCGATTGCTTTCATCATGGGCCTCGCCGCAAACCAGCTCGTGAAATCCCTCGTGGACAACATCATCATGCCGGTCATCACGTTCTTCATCCCGGGCGGCGAGTGGCAGACGTCGAAGCTCTCCATCGGCCCGGTGGTGATAAGCTGGGGGCAGTTCCTCGCGGACCTGATCTACTTCGTCATCGTCGCATTCGTGATATTCCTCATCGCAAAGAAGATCCTCCGCGAGGAGAAGGTCACGAAGAAGTGA
- a CDS encoding FKBP-type peptidyl-prolyl cis-trans isomerase has protein sequence MAIQKGDFIRLSYTGRVEGSVFDTTDEETAKQANIHNPGAGYGPVTIRVGSRHVILGLDEALEGKEVGEEGEIEVPPEKAFGQHDPSLVEAFNKNAFREKPKKGAILKVPERGEGKVVDMIGNRVLVDFNHPLAGKTLAYRFRIEERVDDPVEKVKGLIRLFSGRDMGVTLDSSLLTIHLPPGIVFDRRWLMWRSRVIKESFDAIPSLEKIVLEEVFERPREEGTAE, from the coding sequence ATGGCGATTCAGAAGGGCGATTTCATCCGTCTGAGCTACACGGGCCGCGTGGAAGGGTCCGTTTTCGACACGACCGACGAGGAGACCGCAAAGCAGGCAAATATCCACAATCCGGGCGCGGGATACGGTCCCGTGACCATCCGCGTGGGCAGCCGCCACGTGATCCTCGGGCTCGACGAGGCACTCGAGGGCAAGGAGGTCGGAGAGGAGGGGGAGATAGAAGTCCCCCCCGAGAAGGCCTTCGGGCAGCACGACCCCTCGCTCGTCGAGGCATTCAACAAGAATGCGTTCCGGGAGAAGCCGAAGAAGGGGGCCATCCTGAAGGTCCCGGAGAGGGGGGAGGGGAAGGTGGTCGACATGATTGGGAACAGGGTGCTCGTCGATTTCAACCATCCCCTCGCGGGAAAGACACTCGCGTACCGGTTCCGCATCGAGGAGCGCGTCGACGACCCGGTGGAGAAGGTGAAAGGCTTAATAAGGCTCTTTTCGGGAAGGGACATGGGCGTCACGCTCGATTCAAGTCTCCTCACCATCCACCTCCCGCCCGGGATAGTGTTTGACAGGCGGTGGCTCATGTGGAGGAGCAGGGTCATCAAGGAATCATTCGACGCGATCCCGTCCCTCGAAAAAATTGTCCTCGAGGAGGTCTTTGAGCGGCCGCGGGAAGAGGGGACCGCGGAATAG
- a CDS encoding metallophosphoesterase: MRDVLLLADLHGEFGKIGPFLELGPDAVIIAGDITNMGPADAVKKLFERIDVPAFAVPGNCDPRDTVDALEKSDCVCLHGSSLSLGNISLVGIGGSNPTPFSTPFEMTDEQIDEILTPLVAKMERRTHNVLVTHAPPLGILDVAGGNHVGSASIRKHMNSFDLLCCAHIHEQRGVFEEVGVKVVNPGMAALGQCALIHFGDAPKSITIELTQV; this comes from the coding sequence ATGAGGGACGTTCTCCTCCTCGCCGACCTCCACGGCGAGTTCGGAAAGATCGGGCCATTCCTCGAGCTCGGGCCGGATGCCGTCATCATCGCCGGTGACATCACCAACATGGGTCCAGCCGATGCCGTGAAGAAGCTCTTCGAACGGATCGATGTCCCCGCGTTCGCGGTCCCGGGGAACTGCGACCCGAGGGACACTGTCGATGCCCTCGAGAAGTCGGACTGCGTCTGCCTGCACGGGTCCTCGCTCTCCCTCGGGAACATCTCCCTCGTGGGGATAGGGGGTTCGAACCCGACACCCTTCTCCACGCCATTCGAAATGACGGACGAGCAGATCGACGAGATCCTCACCCCCCTCGTCGCGAAGATGGAGAGGCGGACGCACAACGTCCTCGTGACGCACGCGCCACCCCTCGGGATCCTCGACGTCGCGGGTGGCAACCACGTGGGGAGCGCGAGCATCCGCAAGCACATGAACTCTTTCGACCTCCTCTGCTGCGCGCACATCCACGAGCAGAGGGGTGTTTTCGAGGAGGTGGGCGTGAAGGTCGTCAACCCCGGGATGGCGGCACTCGGGCAGTGCGCGCTCATCCACTTCGGCGACGCCCCCAAGTCCATCACGATAGAACTCACCCAGGTCTGA
- a CDS encoding TIGR04013 family B12-binding domain/radical SAM domain-containing protein, with the protein MDTCWRDIPAARNSYAALYAACEREGYILRPVDAPEGDVTCYSLNSLNAHRYLPEIARAPCTTIVGGPHATACYRELVSTADYVVVGEGEYTLPALLSSIERGTDPPPGVATRDGFRPAECCVRLDAYPAFTRMKGYIEISRGCPHGCTYCQTPRIFGHAMRHRSIDAIAREAKKYRDVRFVTPNALAYGSDGLHPRLDRVRSLLSALRSPGRNVWFGTFPSEVRPDWITREALDLVSTYCSNTRVHLGAQSGSDRVLQSVGRGHTVADAVAAIELVVDAGLVPVVDFIVGFPCETEEDQEKTAEFIRWTASRGYVHIHRFIPLPGTPLTGREPRPLSPRVERLLGRLALNGRLTGSWRDRTQRFF; encoded by the coding sequence ATGGATACCTGCTGGAGGGACATTCCCGCGGCCCGCAACTCCTACGCGGCACTCTACGCTGCCTGCGAGAGGGAAGGGTACATCCTCCGGCCCGTGGACGCGCCGGAAGGCGACGTGACCTGCTACAGCCTCAACTCCCTGAATGCCCACCGGTACCTCCCCGAGATCGCGCGCGCACCGTGCACCACGATCGTGGGGGGACCCCACGCGACCGCGTGTTACCGGGAACTCGTCTCCACTGCAGACTACGTGGTGGTCGGCGAGGGGGAGTACACGCTCCCTGCCCTCCTCTCCTCGATCGAGCGGGGCACGGACCCCCCTCCCGGTGTCGCGACGAGGGACGGGTTCCGGCCGGCAGAGTGCTGCGTCCGGCTCGACGCGTACCCCGCGTTCACGAGGATGAAGGGCTACATCGAGATCTCGCGCGGGTGTCCCCACGGCTGCACGTACTGCCAGACACCCCGGATATTCGGGCACGCGATGCGCCACAGGAGCATCGACGCGATCGCGCGCGAGGCGAAGAAGTACAGGGACGTCCGGTTCGTCACGCCCAATGCCCTCGCGTACGGCTCGGACGGACTGCACCCCCGCCTCGACCGCGTCCGCTCCCTCCTCTCCGCCCTCCGGTCCCCGGGACGGAACGTGTGGTTCGGGACGTTCCCCAGCGAGGTCAGGCCCGACTGGATCACGCGGGAGGCACTCGACCTCGTCTCCACGTACTGTTCCAACACGCGCGTCCACCTCGGCGCGCAGTCAGGGAGCGACCGCGTCCTCCAAAGCGTCGGGAGAGGCCACACGGTCGCGGACGCGGTCGCAGCGATCGAGCTGGTAGTGGACGCGGGACTCGTCCCCGTCGTCGATTTCATCGTTGGGTTTCCCTGCGAGACCGAGGAAGACCAGGAAAAGACCGCGGAATTCATCCGTTGGACGGCCTCCCGCGGGTACGTGCACATCCACCGGTTCATCCCCCTCCCGGGAACCCCCCTCACGGGGAGAGAACCGCGCCCATTGAGCCCCCGCGTGGAGAGACTGCTCGGGAGGCTCGCTCTCAACGGGAGGCTCACCGGTTCCTGGCGTGACAGGACGCAAAGGTTTTTCTGA
- a CDS encoding DUF5804 family protein: MRVVFVPREGTDLYSTLLASETSREALRFYQPERTPAGVAVTVATLGSALSLVSDLRWYVRRYMHGVIVEIAPGTFCTANVARRIYEKREPIPREGWRYRRVYTFADGKLVGDEPLRDGGDCAVQEGAYSLEVWCTEEEYTGEKMER; the protein is encoded by the coding sequence ATGCGAGTCGTCTTCGTCCCAAGGGAGGGAACAGACCTCTATTCCACCCTCCTCGCGTCCGAGACGAGCAGGGAGGCCCTCCGGTTTTACCAGCCCGAGAGAACACCCGCGGGCGTTGCAGTCACGGTCGCGACCCTCGGGAGCGCCCTATCACTCGTCTCGGATCTCCGGTGGTATGTCCGCCGCTACATGCACGGGGTGATCGTCGAGATCGCCCCCGGGACATTCTGCACGGCCAACGTCGCCCGCCGGATATACGAAAAAAGGGAGCCGATCCCGCGCGAGGGCTGGAGATACAGGCGGGTTTACACATTTGCCGACGGGAAGCTCGTGGGCGACGAGCCCTTGCGCGACGGGGGGGACTGCGCGGTGCAGGAGGGCGCGTACTCTCTCGAGGTGTGGTGCACGGAGGAGGAATACACCGGTGAAAAAATGGAACGGTGA
- a CDS encoding multiprotein bridging factor aMBF1, with protein MFATGMQCEMCGGKIQGPPKTVRVEGAVLEVCAQCARYGTEVQATRKSPPRPGTAVRAPAQPPAKRKKDVFDLIEGEIVEDYGERIRTARMERGWSQKDLAMHLKEKELLIKKIEKGDLIPEDDVREKLEKALNIRLIDSPSPGEGGKQRGNVVPTLGDVITVKKVKK; from the coding sequence ATGTTTGCGACGGGTATGCAGTGCGAGATGTGCGGGGGGAAGATCCAGGGGCCCCCAAAGACTGTCCGCGTGGAGGGAGCGGTGCTCGAGGTCTGTGCCCAGTGCGCACGGTACGGCACGGAGGTCCAGGCAACCCGGAAAAGCCCCCCGCGCCCGGGAACCGCGGTTCGCGCTCCGGCGCAACCCCCCGCGAAGAGGAAGAAGGACGTCTTTGACCTCATCGAGGGGGAGATCGTCGAAGATTACGGCGAGAGGATACGGACTGCCCGCATGGAGAGGGGCTGGTCGCAGAAGGATCTCGCGATGCACCTGAAGGAGAAGGAACTTCTCATCAAGAAGATAGAGAAGGGGGACCTCATCCCCGAGGACGACGTGAGGGAGAAACTCGAGAAGGCACTGAACATCCGCCTCATCGACTCTCCGTCTCCCGGGGAAGGGGGAAAGCAGCGGGGAAATGTCGTCCCAACCCTCGGCGACGTCATCACGGTAAAGAAGGTCAAGAAGTGA
- the cyaB gene encoding class IV adenylate cyclase has translation MLEVELKVRVDDLDAVREKLRGAKAVFESALVERDLYLNSPLRDFGKTDEALRLREAGGKYALTYKGSRKPGHALKAREEISCGVESGEAMRQILLALGFHPVAVVKKKREYYRFRNATVTLDTVEDLGKFVEIELDPSSRDDPSTALEIAASLGITGEPITDSYLELLEKKRVQG, from the coding sequence ATGCTCGAAGTCGAATTGAAGGTCCGCGTCGACGATCTCGATGCCGTGAGGGAGAAGCTTCGCGGTGCGAAAGCGGTCTTCGAGAGCGCGCTCGTCGAGCGCGATCTCTACCTGAACTCCCCCCTGCGGGATTTCGGGAAGACCGACGAAGCGCTCCGCTTGAGGGAAGCCGGGGGGAAGTACGCCCTCACCTACAAGGGGTCCCGCAAGCCGGGACACGCCCTCAAGGCGAGGGAAGAGATCTCCTGCGGTGTCGAGTCGGGCGAGGCGATGAGGCAGATCCTCCTCGCGCTGGGGTTCCACCCTGTGGCCGTGGTGAAGAAGAAAAGGGAGTACTACAGGTTCAGGAACGCGACGGTGACCCTCGATACGGTGGAAGACCTCGGAAAATTCGTCGAGATCGAACTCGACCCGTCCTCGAGGGACGACCCCTCCACCGCCCTCGAGATCGCGGCGTCACTCGGGATCACGGGCGAGCCCATCACGGACTCTTACCTCGAACTCCTGGAAAAGAAGAGGGTTCAGGGGTAA
- a CDS encoding 3-dehydroquinate synthase II, whose product MKEFWVDARSWRKDIATAALESGAGTIVADSAEDVRSLGRVRVVAPDGDLVPERDVFWVTLTGKESEDLAVEKAREGYVVVDAADWRVIPLENLAARSERIIARVTNPKDALLALQVLEKGVAGILLATDDPAVVKETGALVHASREVIPLVPFTVKSVRPAGMGDRVCVDTCSLLSNGEGLLVGNTSSAFLLVHAETLENPYVAPRPFRVNAGAVHAYLLSPGGRTVYLSDLAAGGTVLVVGSDGASREATVGRVKIERRPLLLVEAEADGVPCSLILQNAETIRLVTPGGSAVSVVELSPGDSVLGCVKEAGRHFGMAVRESIVEK is encoded by the coding sequence ATGAAGGAGTTCTGGGTCGATGCGCGCTCCTGGCGGAAGGATATCGCCACCGCGGCACTCGAGTCGGGTGCGGGAACGATCGTCGCGGACTCCGCGGAGGACGTCCGATCTCTCGGGAGGGTGAGGGTCGTAGCCCCGGACGGAGACCTCGTCCCGGAGAGGGACGTCTTCTGGGTCACCCTGACTGGGAAGGAGAGCGAGGACCTCGCGGTGGAAAAGGCACGGGAGGGTTACGTCGTCGTCGATGCAGCCGACTGGCGCGTGATCCCCCTCGAGAATCTCGCCGCGAGGTCCGAGAGGATCATCGCGAGGGTGACCAACCCCAAAGACGCTCTCCTCGCGCTCCAGGTCCTCGAGAAGGGTGTGGCAGGCATCCTCCTCGCGACGGACGACCCCGCCGTCGTGAAGGAGACGGGCGCCCTCGTCCACGCGAGCCGCGAGGTGATCCCCCTCGTCCCCTTCACCGTGAAGTCGGTTCGTCCCGCGGGCATGGGGGACCGTGTCTGCGTGGACACGTGTTCCCTCCTTTCGAACGGCGAGGGTCTCCTCGTCGGGAACACTTCCTCCGCGTTCCTCCTCGTCCACGCGGAGACGCTGGAGAACCCCTACGTCGCGCCGCGCCCGTTCCGCGTCAACGCGGGTGCGGTCCACGCCTACCTCCTCTCCCCCGGCGGGAGGACGGTGTACCTTTCGGACCTCGCGGCCGGCGGGACGGTCCTCGTCGTCGGGAGCGACGGGGCTTCGCGCGAGGCGACAGTCGGGCGCGTCAAGATAGAGAGGAGGCCGCTCCTGCTCGTCGAGGCCGAGGCAGACGGGGTTCCCTGCAGCCTCATCCTCCAGAACGCGGAGACGATTCGCCTCGTCACTCCCGGGGGCTCCGCGGTCTCCGTCGTCGAGCTGTCGCCCGGCGATTCGGTCCTCGGCTGCGTGAAGGAGGCGGGGAGGCACTTTGGAATGGCCGTGCGGGAGAGCATCGTGGAGAAGTGA
- a CDS encoding proteasome-activating nucleotidase: protein MVESARQSQEPQNPEELYRYLLDRVTHMETRNLELREQIRQIESDKRYIETQKIRYEREVRKLKSEIEQLRSPPLVIGTITDVLDNGRVIVRSSAGPRFLVRSSMCIDPEKLKPGVRCTLNQQSLAVIDILPESYDAQVYGMEVVESPEESYADIGGLDQQITEIREAVELPLKRPDLFEKIGIEPPKGVLLHGPPGTGKTLLARAVAHETKAHFLHVVGSELVQKYIGEGARLVRELFDLAKKKAPTIIFIDEIDAVGAARTESTTSGDREVQRTLMQLLAGMDGFERRGDVKIIGATNRIDILDRALLRPGRFDRIIEIPLPDLQGRVAILKVHTRKMNLEDDVNLEEIASLTEGKNGADLRAICMEAGMFAIRREREAVTREDFMDAIRKIGQDFERHVIKSGYGAMFA from the coding sequence ATGGTGGAAAGTGCCCGCCAATCCCAGGAGCCGCAGAATCCCGAGGAGCTGTACCGGTACCTCCTCGACAGGGTCACGCACATGGAGACCCGCAACCTGGAACTGCGGGAACAGATCCGCCAGATTGAGTCGGACAAGAGGTACATCGAGACCCAGAAGATCCGGTACGAGAGGGAAGTGAGGAAGCTCAAGAGCGAGATCGAGCAGCTGCGAAGCCCGCCGCTCGTCATCGGGACGATCACGGACGTGCTCGACAACGGGAGGGTGATCGTGAGGAGCAGCGCAGGGCCGAGGTTCCTCGTGAGGAGCTCGATGTGCATCGACCCGGAGAAGCTGAAACCCGGCGTGCGGTGCACGCTGAACCAGCAGTCGCTCGCGGTCATCGACATCCTCCCCGAGAGCTACGATGCACAGGTCTACGGCATGGAGGTCGTGGAGAGTCCCGAGGAGTCCTACGCCGACATCGGTGGCCTCGACCAGCAGATCACCGAGATCCGCGAGGCAGTGGAACTCCCCCTGAAGAGGCCCGACCTCTTCGAGAAGATCGGGATAGAGCCGCCGAAAGGGGTCCTCCTCCACGGCCCGCCCGGCACCGGGAAGACCCTGCTCGCGCGTGCTGTCGCCCACGAGACGAAGGCCCACTTCCTCCACGTCGTGGGCTCGGAACTGGTCCAGAAGTACATCGGCGAGGGTGCACGCCTCGTGCGGGAGCTCTTCGACCTCGCGAAGAAGAAGGCACCGACGATCATCTTCATCGACGAGATCGACGCAGTCGGCGCGGCCCGGACCGAGTCCACGACCTCCGGGGACCGCGAGGTTCAGCGGACGCTGATGCAGCTGCTCGCCGGCATGGATGGATTCGAGCGGAGGGGTGACGTGAAGATCATCGGGGCGACGAACAGGATCGACATCCTCGACCGCGCCCTCCTCCGTCCCGGCAGGTTCGACCGCATCATCGAGATCCCGCTCCCCGACCTCCAAGGGAGGGTTGCCATCCTGAAGGTCCACACGCGGAAGATGAACCTCGAGGACGACGTGAACCTCGAGGAGATCGCCTCCCTGACAGAGGGGAAGAACGGCGCGGACCTGAGAGCGATATGCATGGAGGCCGGCATGTTCGCGATCCGGAGGGAGAGGGAGGCGGTCACGAGGGAGGACTTCATGGACGCGATCCGGAAGATCGGCCAGGACTTCGAGCGGCACGTCATCAAGAGCGGATACGGCGCGATGTTCGCGTGA